Proteins encoded together in one Acidaminococcus timonensis window:
- a CDS encoding Glu/Leu/Phe/Val family dehydrogenase, whose translation MSLFEMAKIPMEKASKLINLDPNAEAVISQPERTLEVSIPVKMDDGHVQVFTGYRSQNSTILGPAKGGVRYHQNVSMDEVKTLGFWMTTKCAIAGLPYGGGKGGIIVDPRKVSKTELEKITRGYIDKIAPVIGEKKDIPAPDVNTNAQIMAWMCDEFSKINCQFAPGFITGKAVCMGGSLGRTSATGRGVITATLELLKREGIKPEEATLAIQGFGNVGSWTAKCAADKGLKIVALSDISGGIYDANGFDPYKVEEYAKNNGGVIKGYPGAKAISNEEVLEQDVTVLIPAALELQITAKNADKIKAKMIVEAANGPTDAEADIILEKRGIPVVPDVLANGGGVTVSYFEWVQNLYRYFWTEEEVVDRQEQMMVKAFANVYDAAKKYNTTMRVGAYIVALNALAEPMKLRGII comes from the coding sequence ATGAGTTTGTTTGAAATGGCAAAAATCCCTATGGAAAAAGCTAGCAAGCTGATCAACCTGGATCCCAACGCTGAGGCTGTCATCTCTCAACCTGAACGTACTCTGGAAGTCAGCATCCCTGTGAAGATGGATGATGGTCATGTGCAGGTATTCACCGGCTATCGTTCTCAGAACAGCACCATCCTGGGACCTGCCAAAGGCGGCGTACGGTATCATCAGAACGTTTCCATGGACGAAGTAAAGACCCTGGGCTTCTGGATGACCACGAAATGCGCCATTGCCGGCCTGCCTTACGGCGGTGGTAAAGGCGGCATCATCGTGGATCCCCGGAAAGTTTCCAAGACGGAACTGGAAAAGATCACCCGTGGGTACATCGATAAGATTGCACCGGTAATCGGCGAAAAGAAAGATATCCCGGCACCTGACGTGAACACCAACGCCCAGATCATGGCCTGGATGTGCGATGAATTCTCCAAGATCAACTGCCAGTTCGCTCCTGGTTTCATCACTGGTAAAGCCGTATGCATGGGTGGTTCCCTGGGCCGTACTTCTGCAACGGGCCGTGGCGTGATCACCGCAACCCTGGAACTGCTGAAGAGAGAAGGAATCAAACCGGAAGAAGCAACCCTGGCCATCCAAGGTTTCGGTAACGTAGGTTCTTGGACTGCCAAATGCGCAGCGGACAAAGGCCTGAAGATCGTAGCCCTGAGCGATATCAGCGGCGGCATCTATGATGCAAACGGCTTCGATCCGTACAAAGTGGAAGAATACGCCAAGAACAACGGCGGCGTGATCAAAGGATATCCTGGTGCAAAAGCCATCAGCAACGAAGAAGTCCTGGAACAGGATGTAACGGTACTGATTCCGGCAGCCCTGGAACTGCAGATCACTGCCAAGAACGCCGACAAGATCAAAGCCAAGATGATCGTGGAAGCTGCAAACGGCCCGACCGATGCAGAAGCCGATATCATCCTGGAAAAGAGAGGCATCCCTGTAGTGCCCGATGTGCTGGCCAACGGCGGCGGCGTAACCGTATCCTACTTCGAATGGGTACAGAACCTGTACAGATACTTCTGGACGGAAGAAGAAGTTGTGGACAGACAGGAACAGATGATGG
- the recQ gene encoding DNA helicase RecQ: MDRYTALEKYFGYKSFRPGQEILIDALLKGRDVLGVMPTGAGKSLCYQIPALLLPGITLVISPLISLMQDQVQALEQAGIPAAYINSSLSPQAFFATLDAARKGSYKLLYVAPERLETELFRNFAQEAEISLVAVDEAHCISQWGQDFRPSYTRILDFLEFLPRRPVVGAFTATATQQVQEDILESLQLQDPQRLVTGFDRANLYFGVERPRSKDEFVLAYLKRHPEDSGIIYCSTRKNVDELYSWLQDQHFSVGRYHAGLSQEERQKAQEDFLYDRTPVIIATNAFGMGIDKSNVRYVLHYNMPSCLENYYQEAGRAGRDGEPSECILLYAAQDVMIQKFLLEHKDQPVTEELEEVEENNRRKLSAMEQYCTTTACLRMTMLHYFGEEAPARCDNCSSCNGDFQEIDITEQTKAIVKCIHEAGRPYGMNLIANTLAGSHSTRVEETGLYRQRLFGALHQYTLKEIKEMIRCLIEQGYLLISPDKYPVLRISKKIWELQDTSIRVLLRKAQEPETDSGRPRRKPSDLPRAALPEGFTQEQGEELFSRLRSLRKKLAEKAMVPPFVIFGDRTLRDMCRVLPRNHGAFLTVLGVGQAKDEKYGDAFLNVIKDFCQENNL; this comes from the coding sequence ATGGACCGATATACAGCCCTGGAAAAGTATTTTGGATACAAGAGTTTCCGTCCCGGTCAGGAGATTCTCATCGATGCCCTGCTGAAGGGCCGGGATGTACTGGGGGTCATGCCCACCGGCGCCGGCAAATCCCTCTGCTACCAGATCCCGGCCCTGCTGCTTCCAGGGATCACCCTGGTGATTTCCCCGCTGATCTCCCTGATGCAGGATCAGGTGCAGGCGCTGGAACAGGCAGGCATCCCGGCTGCCTACATCAACAGTTCCCTGTCCCCCCAGGCGTTCTTTGCCACCCTGGATGCCGCCCGGAAAGGGAGTTACAAGCTGCTCTATGTGGCTCCGGAACGGCTGGAGACGGAACTGTTCCGGAACTTCGCCCAGGAGGCGGAAATCTCTCTGGTGGCAGTGGATGAAGCCCACTGCATCTCCCAGTGGGGGCAGGATTTCCGTCCCAGCTATACCCGGATCCTGGACTTTCTGGAATTCCTGCCCAGGCGGCCGGTGGTGGGAGCTTTTACCGCCACGGCCACCCAGCAGGTCCAGGAGGACATCCTGGAAAGCCTGCAGCTGCAGGATCCCCAGCGCCTGGTCACCGGTTTTGACCGGGCCAATCTGTATTTTGGAGTGGAACGGCCCCGCAGCAAGGATGAATTCGTACTGGCCTACCTGAAACGCCATCCGGAAGACAGTGGCATCATCTATTGCTCCACCCGGAAAAATGTGGACGAACTGTACAGCTGGCTCCAGGATCAGCACTTTTCCGTAGGCCGGTACCACGCAGGACTGAGCCAGGAGGAACGGCAGAAAGCCCAGGAGGATTTTCTGTACGACCGGACTCCGGTGATCATCGCCACCAATGCATTCGGCATGGGCATCGACAAATCCAATGTGCGCTACGTGCTCCATTACAATATGCCCTCCTGCCTGGAGAACTACTACCAGGAAGCCGGCCGGGCCGGACGGGACGGAGAGCCTTCCGAATGCATCCTGCTCTACGCTGCCCAGGATGTGATGATCCAGAAATTCCTGCTGGAGCACAAGGACCAGCCGGTCACAGAAGAACTGGAGGAAGTGGAGGAGAACAACCGGCGCAAACTGAGCGCCATGGAGCAGTACTGCACCACCACGGCCTGCCTTCGCATGACCATGCTCCACTATTTCGGGGAGGAAGCCCCTGCCCGGTGCGACAACTGTTCCTCCTGCAACGGAGATTTCCAGGAGATCGACATCACGGAACAGACCAAGGCCATTGTCAAGTGCATCCACGAAGCGGGCCGTCCCTACGGCATGAACCTGATCGCCAATACCCTGGCCGGCAGCCATTCCACCCGGGTGGAAGAGACAGGGCTCTACCGGCAGCGGCTGTTCGGCGCCCTGCACCAGTATACCCTGAAGGAAATCAAGGAAATGATCCGCTGCCTGATTGAACAGGGCTACCTGCTGATCAGCCCGGACAAATATCCAGTGCTGCGGATCTCCAAAAAGATCTGGGAGCTGCAGGATACCTCCATCCGGGTGCTCCTGCGGAAAGCCCAGGAACCGGAAACAGATTCTGGCAGACCCAGAAGGAAACCGTCCGATCTGCCCCGGGCTGCCCTGCCGGAGGGATTCACCCAGGAGCAGGGAGAGGAACTGTTCAGCCGGCTTCGGTCCCTGCGGAAAAAGTTGGCAGAAAAGGCCATGGTCCCTCCCTTTGTGATTTTCGGCGACCGGACCCTGCGGGATATGTGCAGGGTATTGCCCCGGAACCACGGAGCGTTCCTGACCGTACTGGGTGTGGGGCAGGCCAAGGATGAGAAGTATGGTGACGCCTTCCTCAATGTCATCAAGGATTTTTGTCAGGAAAACAATCTATAG
- a CDS encoding ISL3 family transposase, whose product MSFFHFIEKSFHWEEGSIKEFEKLGSSLLLYVEFTSTASRCPYCHHKILHIKDYRDQKVLLGHWNTHPVSAIVHKRRFFCPCCHKTFYEKIPGVEHYQRRSNDVKNSIIQACSELASFKAIARSHGVSVSTVIRYFDGLTFKRPLHLPEVLSLDEFRGNAHGQRYQVAVNDPQRHETLDILPKRTALELIRYFSQFSRAERLKVKFVVMDLSSLFRKVIRAMFPGATIIGDRFHIQRLVIWALERVRKNVQKLFDEKRIYFKRNKHILNKRGDRLTEEELASLREILKQSSELQRAYALKEAFFKVFSMKERSAVASFLSRWLSLVEESGVEEFKSVIKTFTDWKTEILEGLSQAYSNGFTEGMNNKIKVLKRVAFGFRNFERFRSRILLLSMVKLK is encoded by the coding sequence ATGTCTTTCTTTCATTTTATCGAAAAAAGCTTCCATTGGGAAGAGGGTTCCATAAAAGAATTTGAAAAATTGGGATCCAGCCTCCTCCTTTACGTGGAATTCACTTCTACAGCTTCTCGTTGCCCCTACTGTCATCATAAAATTCTTCATATTAAGGACTATCGGGACCAAAAAGTCCTCTTAGGGCACTGGAACACCCATCCTGTTTCTGCTATTGTTCATAAAAGAAGATTTTTTTGCCCTTGCTGCCATAAGACATTTTATGAAAAAATTCCTGGCGTCGAGCATTACCAGCGGCGTTCTAACGATGTAAAGAACAGCATCATCCAAGCCTGTTCTGAACTGGCGAGCTTTAAAGCTATTGCCAGAAGCCATGGTGTCTCTGTTTCCACCGTAATCCGGTATTTTGATGGACTTACTTTTAAAAGGCCTCTCCATCTGCCTGAAGTTCTTTCTTTAGACGAATTTCGTGGGAACGCTCATGGGCAAAGATACCAGGTCGCTGTGAATGACCCTCAGCGTCATGAAACTCTCGATATTTTGCCAAAGAGGACAGCGCTGGAATTGATTCGTTATTTTAGCCAATTTTCAAGAGCAGAGCGATTGAAAGTAAAATTTGTCGTAATGGACCTTTCGTCACTTTTCCGCAAGGTCATCAGAGCGATGTTTCCTGGTGCAACAATTATTGGTGACCGATTCCACATACAGAGACTGGTCATTTGGGCGCTTGAACGGGTTAGGAAAAATGTACAAAAGTTATTCGACGAAAAAAGAATTTATTTCAAGAGAAACAAACATATCTTGAACAAGAGGGGTGATCGTCTGACAGAAGAAGAACTGGCCAGCCTTCGGGAAATCTTGAAGCAGTCTTCAGAATTACAGAGAGCCTATGCCTTAAAAGAGGCATTCTTTAAGGTGTTTTCTATGAAAGAACGGTCTGCTGTTGCTTCATTCTTATCTCGTTGGTTATCATTAGTCGAAGAAAGTGGGGTTGAAGAATTCAAGAGTGTTATAAAGACGTTCACTGATTGGAAGACAGAGATTTTGGAAGGATTGAGTCAAGCGTATTCGAATGGTTTTACGGAAGGAATGAACAATAAGATTAAGGTGTTAAAGAGAGTAGCATTTGGTTTTCGCAACTTTGAACGATTCCGTTCTCGGATTTTACTGCTTTCGATGGTGAAATTAAAATAA
- a CDS encoding Glu/Leu/Phe/Val family dehydrogenase has translation MSLFEMAKIPMEKASKLINLDPNAEAVISQPERTLEVSIPVKMDDGHVQVFTGYRSQNSTILGPAKGGVRYHQNVSMDEVKTLGFWMTTKCAIAGLPYGGGKGGIIVDPRKVSKTELEKITRGYIDKIAPVIGEKKDIPAPDVNTNAQIMAWMCDEFSKINCQFAPGFITGKAVCMGGSLGRTSATGRGVITATLELLKREGIKPEDATLAIQGFGNVGSWTAKCAADKGLKIVALSDISGGIYDANGFDPYKVEEYAKNNGGVIKGYPGAKAISNEEVLEQDVTVLIPAALELQITAKNADKIKAKMIVEAANGPTDAEADIILEKRGIPVVPDVLANGGGVTVSYFEWVQNLYRYFWTEEEVVDRQEQMMVKAFANVYDAAKKYNTTMRVGAYIVALNALAEPMKLRGII, from the coding sequence ATGAGTTTGTTTGAAATGGCAAAAATCCCTATGGAAAAAGCTAGCAAGCTGATCAACCTGGATCCCAACGCTGAGGCTGTCATCTCTCAACCTGAACGTACTCTGGAAGTCAGCATCCCTGTGAAGATGGATGATGGCCATGTACAGGTATTCACCGGCTATCGTTCTCAGAACAGCACCATCCTGGGACCTGCCAAAGGCGGCGTACGGTATCATCAGAACGTTTCCATGGACGAAGTGAAGACCCTGGGCTTCTGGATGACCACGAAATGCGCCATTGCCGGCCTGCCTTACGGCGGTGGTAAAGGCGGTATCATCGTGGATCCCCGGAAAGTTTCCAAGACGGAACTGGAAAAGATCACCCGTGGGTACATCGATAAGATCGCACCGGTAATCGGCGAAAAGAAAGATATCCCGGCTCCTGACGTGAACACCAACGCCCAGATCATGGCCTGGATGTGCGATGAATTCTCCAAGATTAACTGCCAGTTTGCTCCTGGCTTCATCACCGGTAAAGCCGTATGCATGGGCGGTTCTCTGGGCCGTACTTCTGCAACGGGCCGTGGCGTGATCACCGCAACCCTGGAACTGTTGAAGAGAGAAGGAATCAAACCGGAAGATGCAACCCTGGCCATCCAAGGTTTCGGTAACGTAGGTTCCTGGACTGCCAAATGCGCAGCAGACAAAGGCCTGAAGATCGTAGCCCTGAGCGATATCAGCGGCGGCATCTATGATGCAAACGGCTTCGATCCGTACAAAGTGGAAGAATACGCCAAGAACAACGGCGGCGTAATCAAAGGCTATCCTGGTGCAAAAGCCATCAGCAACGAAGAAGTCCTGGAACAGGATGTAACGGTACTGATTCCGGCAGCTCTGGAACTGCAGATCACTGCCAAGAACGCCGACAAGATCAAAGCCAAGATGATCGTGGAAGCTGCAAACGGCCCGACCGATGCAGAAGCTGATATCATCCTGGAAAAGAGAGGCATTCCTGTAGTGCCCGATGTGCTGGCCAACGGCGGCGGCGTAACCGTATCCTACTTTGAATGGGTACAGAACCTGTACAGATACTTCTGGACGGAAGAAGAAGTTGTGGACAGACAGGAACAGATGATGGTGAAAGCCTTCGCAAATGTATATGATGCAGCCAAGAAGTACAACACCACCATGCGTGTAGGCGCCTACATCGTAGCCCTGAACGCTCTGGCTGAACCCATGAAACTGAGAGGCATTATCTGA
- a CDS encoding HD domain-containing protein, with protein sequence METTKQPALPRDLLQFIYEAAYIQRWNDHIRPQGFTELDKQAHKMMILYVLARYEEQDHGAKLDWQVLVEGGIFEFLHRVVLTDIKPPVFHELMRKSGPRLNRWVYQELARRIPSLQGSDFLKRMQQYFDGQDHPLEKQLIRAAHYLATEWEFRIIDRMNQGIFGVEEIRDRIHDEIEEHFNLAGVQKIAMNGKTRKFVDLIGKLRFQKRWSQSPRVPETSVMGHVLVVAIMGYFCARSLGACRARLVNDFLGGLWHDLPEVLTRDIISPIKRSIEGLDELIKEIEQRQMEDVLLPLLPQAWQEDILNFTVDEFRNKIRLDGRVQVLEGDIPEAYNQDVYSPVDGEMLKGCDHLAAFLEAWLSIQCGITSHHLAGVVEELPRQYAHKVVGGVDFGAIYEQFEKGREL encoded by the coding sequence ATGGAAACGACCAAACAGCCGGCCCTGCCCAGGGATCTGCTCCAATTCATCTACGAAGCGGCGTATATCCAGCGCTGGAATGACCACATCCGGCCCCAGGGATTCACGGAGCTGGACAAACAGGCCCACAAGATGATGATCCTTTATGTGCTGGCCCGGTATGAAGAACAGGATCACGGGGCGAAGCTGGACTGGCAGGTGCTGGTGGAAGGGGGCATCTTCGAATTTCTCCACCGGGTGGTGCTGACGGACATCAAACCACCGGTGTTCCACGAACTCATGCGCAAGAGCGGACCCCGGCTGAACCGGTGGGTGTACCAGGAACTGGCACGGCGGATCCCCAGCCTGCAGGGAAGCGATTTCCTGAAACGGATGCAGCAGTACTTCGACGGGCAGGACCATCCTCTGGAAAAACAGCTGATCCGGGCGGCCCACTATCTGGCCACAGAGTGGGAATTCCGGATCATCGACCGGATGAACCAGGGAATCTTTGGGGTGGAGGAAATCAGGGACCGGATCCACGATGAGATCGAGGAACACTTCAACCTGGCCGGGGTGCAGAAGATCGCCATGAACGGCAAGACCCGGAAATTTGTGGACCTGATCGGCAAGCTGCGGTTCCAGAAGCGCTGGTCCCAGTCCCCCCGGGTGCCGGAGACCTCCGTCATGGGGCACGTGCTGGTGGTGGCCATCATGGGGTATTTCTGCGCCCGGTCCCTGGGAGCCTGCAGGGCCCGGCTGGTGAATGACTTCCTGGGCGGCCTCTGGCATGACCTGCCGGAAGTGCTGACCCGGGATATCATCTCACCCATCAAGCGGTCCATAGAGGGCCTGGATGAACTGATCAAGGAAATCGAACAGCGGCAGATGGAAGATGTACTGCTGCCTCTGCTGCCCCAGGCCTGGCAGGAGGATATCCTGAATTTCACGGTGGACGAATTCCGCAATAAGATCCGGCTGGACGGCAGGGTCCAGGTGCTGGAGGGAGATATCCCGGAAGCCTACAATCAGGATGTGTACAGCCCGGTGGATGGGGAAATGCTGAAGGGATGCGACCATCTGGCGGCGTTCCTGGAGGCCTGGCTCAGCATCCAGTGTGGCATCACCTCTCACCACCTGGCAGGCGTGGTGGAAGAACTTCCCCGGCAGTACGCCCATAAAGTGGTCGGGGGTGTGGATTTCGGAGCGATTTACGAGCAGTTTGAAAAAGGTCGTGAGCTGTGA
- a CDS encoding epoxyqueuosine reductase: MDSQPIKDFCRSLGLPAVGIAPNRLPEPEQPPDICPLAAGKGPERYDLTGVLPGCQAAVVVLFPYYQPPVEGANLSLYCQFPDYHGIIRQYLDRVAAWLGQHWPGSRQAAIVDTSVLAERQLAVEAGLGFEGDNGCLIHGTWGSWCFIGAVLTTLPLEPDAPHRRECCHCGACARHCPGGCFASGRYDYRVCKSYLTQKKGELTPEEIAILRKTPLVFGCDECQRCCPHNAQVPVTPIPEFKMRRQARLTARELENLTNRQFKEKYGERAFAWRGKKLLLRNLALLDE, translated from the coding sequence ATGGACAGCCAGCCCATCAAAGATTTCTGCCGCAGCCTGGGACTGCCGGCTGTGGGGATCGCTCCCAACCGGCTGCCGGAACCGGAGCAGCCTCCGGACATCTGTCCCCTGGCGGCTGGGAAGGGACCGGAACGGTACGATCTGACCGGGGTGCTGCCCGGCTGTCAGGCAGCCGTGGTCGTCCTGTTTCCCTATTACCAGCCGCCGGTGGAGGGGGCCAACCTGTCCCTGTACTGCCAGTTCCCCGATTATCACGGAATCATCCGGCAGTACCTGGACCGCGTCGCTGCCTGGCTGGGCCAGCACTGGCCCGGGAGCCGGCAGGCGGCCATTGTGGATACGTCGGTGCTGGCCGAACGGCAGCTGGCCGTAGAAGCGGGACTGGGCTTTGAGGGGGATAACGGGTGCCTGATCCATGGAACCTGGGGTTCCTGGTGTTTCATCGGGGCGGTGCTTACCACCCTGCCTCTGGAACCGGATGCCCCTCACAGAAGGGAATGCTGCCACTGCGGCGCCTGTGCCCGGCACTGTCCCGGCGGCTGCTTTGCCAGCGGACGGTACGATTACCGGGTCTGCAAGTCCTACCTGACACAGAAGAAGGGAGAACTCACACCGGAAGAAATCGCCATCCTGCGGAAGACGCCGCTGGTGTTTGGCTGTGACGAATGCCAGCGCTGCTGCCCCCACAATGCACAGGTTCCCGTGACCCCCATACCAGAATTCAAAATGCGGCGCCAGGCCCGGCTGACAGCCCGGGAACTGGAAAATTTGACCAACCGGCAGTTCAAGGAAAAATACGGCGAGCGGGCTTTTGCCTGGCGGGGGAAGAAACTCCTGCTGCGGAACCTGGCCCTGCTGGACGAGTGA
- a CDS encoding SGNH/GDSL hydrolase family protein: MFQSILKNGRLWRFLLVMALLPGLFAGQFGNSLQHRISRFLSRYSQPAPQLALLRWPENLQAVRYELEIFSYVPDSLDPRLPVDTVLYRNDELYGNQLLLDEKQLPGLEEEQPLFWRVRPLDMEGAPIGAYSSVRELRTFLQRNHRYAPEPRPTVKPGPGTRLLYPVYSYTALPGAAQYEVEVLDDLPQQLDGILPSAHRVYAEITELTDLYDKQPRIGTCYWRVRGLDRRGLPVGEWSLPQKISLDPDEGIQVGIYGDSISHGGGHMSFSPSDFAYSYSSYISVPTVNLSESGDTSQMMVERFEKDVLPFHLKTLLIMGGTNSLRDGTAPEKVIADLKKLQALCRENGITPVLLTLAPINPDNIQRAFDEESDPHWQEAFAKVNEYIRSQPHIDVAAPFEAMGTELPTEMALDGLHGDVTMKKIMGETINHHLQEFL, encoded by the coding sequence ATGTTCCAGTCCATTTTGAAAAACGGACGGCTGTGGCGGTTCCTGCTGGTGATGGCCCTGCTGCCCGGGCTGTTTGCCGGCCAGTTCGGCAATTCCCTGCAGCACCGTATCAGCCGGTTCCTGAGCCGATATTCCCAGCCGGCCCCCCAGCTGGCGCTGCTCCGGTGGCCGGAAAATCTGCAGGCCGTCCGCTACGAACTGGAAATCTTCTCCTACGTACCGGACAGCCTGGATCCCCGGCTCCCGGTGGATACCGTCCTTTACCGGAATGATGAACTCTACGGGAACCAGCTCCTCCTGGATGAAAAACAACTGCCCGGTCTGGAGGAGGAACAGCCTCTTTTCTGGCGGGTGCGGCCTCTGGATATGGAGGGTGCCCCCATTGGGGCCTATTCTTCCGTCCGGGAATTAAGAACATTCCTCCAGCGCAATCACCGCTATGCTCCGGAACCCCGGCCCACGGTCAAACCGGGTCCGGGTACCCGGCTGCTGTATCCGGTGTATTCTTACACCGCCCTGCCCGGTGCCGCCCAGTACGAAGTGGAGGTCCTGGATGACCTGCCGCAGCAGCTGGACGGGATCCTGCCCTCCGCCCATCGGGTCTATGCAGAAATCACCGAATTGACGGACCTGTACGACAAACAGCCCCGGATCGGTACCTGCTACTGGCGGGTGCGGGGCCTGGACAGGCGGGGCCTGCCCGTGGGTGAATGGAGCCTGCCTCAGAAAATCAGCCTGGACCCGGACGAGGGGATCCAGGTGGGTATCTACGGAGACAGCATTTCCCACGGCGGCGGACATATGTCCTTCAGTCCTTCAGATTTTGCCTACAGCTACAGCTCGTATATATCGGTACCCACCGTGAATCTTTCGGAAAGCGGAGATACCAGCCAAATGATGGTGGAACGATTCGAAAAAGACGTGCTGCCCTTCCATCTGAAGACCCTGCTGATCATGGGCGGTACCAACAGCCTGCGGGATGGGACCGCGCCGGAGAAAGTGATCGCCGATTTGAAGAAGCTGCAGGCACTGTGCCGGGAAAACGGGATCACGCCGGTGCTCCTGACCCTGGCACCCATCAATCCGGATAACATCCAGCGGGCTTTCGACGAAGAATCGGATCCCCACTGGCAGGAGGCATTTGCCAAAGTGAATGAATATATCCGCAGCCAGCCCCACATCGATGTGGCGGCCCCTTTCGAGGCCATGGGGACGGAACTTCCTACAGAAATGGCCTTGGACGGACTCCATGGAGATGTTACAATGAAGAAGATCATGGGGGAGACCATCAACCATCATTTACAGGAGTTCCTGTAA
- the gatB gene encoding Asp-tRNA(Asn)/Glu-tRNA(Gln) amidotransferase subunit GatB, giving the protein MTEYTTVIGLEVHAELKTKTKAFCSCSTEFGGAPNTHVCPVCLGMPGALPVINKQMVEFALRFALAVNCEIQRYSKFDRKNYYYPDLAKAYQISQFYQPIALKGHLDVNVDGKTKRIGITRIHMEEDAGKLVHSGASISTSEFSAVDYNRAGVPLIEIVSEPDMRSAAEARAYMEKLRAYLQYTGVCDGKMQEGSMRCDANISIMPVGSKEFGTRAEIKNLNSFKALERAIEYEVERQKEILEDGGHVVQETRTWDDAQGMTFSMRSKEEAHDYRYFPEPDLAPIIIEKEWVEKAKSELPELPDARKARLMNEKGLDDYSAELIVADKKMAEYFDAAAAETDDAKGVANWILGDVSAYLNSNNCGIGDFPVSPAHLGQMVALIKKGVLSSKLAKKVFAEMLKKDEAPATLVKKLGLEQVSDEGAIQKMVDEVIAANPQSVADYKAGKDKAIGFLVGQIMKKSRGKANPGMVNKLIIKTIKGE; this is encoded by the coding sequence ATGACAGAATATACTACCGTAATCGGTCTGGAAGTCCATGCAGAACTGAAAACCAAGACCAAGGCTTTCTGCTCCTGCTCTACGGAATTCGGCGGTGCTCCCAACACCCACGTATGCCCGGTCTGCCTGGGTATGCCCGGGGCTCTGCCTGTGATCAACAAGCAAATGGTGGAATTTGCCCTGCGCTTTGCACTGGCTGTGAACTGCGAAATCCAGCGCTACAGCAAATTCGATCGGAAGAACTACTACTACCCGGATCTGGCCAAAGCCTACCAGATTTCCCAGTTCTATCAGCCTATTGCCCTGAAGGGCCATCTGGATGTGAACGTGGACGGGAAGACCAAACGGATCGGCATCACCCGGATCCATATGGAAGAAGATGCCGGGAAACTGGTGCATTCCGGTGCTTCCATCAGCACGTCCGAGTTTTCCGCGGTTGACTACAACCGGGCTGGCGTTCCCCTGATCGAAATCGTATCCGAACCGGATATGCGGTCTGCGGCAGAAGCCCGTGCCTATATGGAAAAACTCCGTGCCTATCTGCAGTACACCGGCGTCTGCGACGGAAAGATGCAAGAAGGTTCCATGCGCTGCGATGCCAACATTTCCATCATGCCGGTGGGTTCCAAGGAATTCGGCACCCGTGCTGAAATCAAGAACCTGAACTCTTTCAAAGCCCTGGAACGGGCCATTGAATACGAAGTGGAACGGCAGAAGGAAATCCTGGAAGACGGCGGCCATGTGGTCCAGGAAACCCGTACCTGGGACGATGCCCAGGGCATGACCTTCTCCATGCGGAGCAAGGAAGAAGCCCACGACTACCGGTATTTCCCGGAACCCGACCTGGCCCCCATCATCATTGAAAAAGAATGGGTGGAAAAAGCCAAGAGCGAACTGCCGGAACTGCCGGATGCCCGGAAAGCCCGTCTGATGAACGAAAAAGGCCTGGACGACTACTCTGCTGAACTGATCGTAGCCGACAAGAAGATGGCCGAATACTTCGATGCCGCCGCTGCGGAAACCGATGACGCCAAAGGCGTGGCCAACTGGATCCTGGGCGATGTGTCCGCTTACCTGAACAGCAACAACTGCGGTATCGGCGACTTCCCTGTTTCCCCGGCTCACCTGGGACAGATGGTTGCCCTGATCAAGAAGGGCGTGCTGTCCAGCAAGCTGGCCAAGAAGGTCTTCGCTGAAATGCTGAAAAAGGATGAAGCTCCTGCCACCCTGGTGAAGAAACTGGGCCTGGAACAGGTCAGCGATGAAGGTGCTATCCAGAAGATGGTGGACGAAGTCATTGCCGCCAACCCGCAATCCGTTGCGGATTACAAAGCCGGCAAGGACAAGGCCATCGGCTTCCTGGTGGGCCAGATCATGAAGAAATCCCGCGGCAAAGCCAACCCGGGCATGGTCAACAAACTGATCATCAAGACCATCAAAGGTGAATAA